From the genome of Candidatus Hydrogenedentota bacterium, one region includes:
- a CDS encoding DUF1343 domain-containing protein, whose protein sequence is MQSSQEHILEIVQRAVQRSKAPGAVACVGQGNERIFLGAAGQRALAPQHETATVDTLYDLASLTKVVATTTAVLLLRNAGVLDLDQSVSAFIPLAHLDRFTLRHLITHASGIRAWDAFYTRLSGQLPYIEAIAACAADAQPGVQRTYSDLGFILLTRVVEQAAQENFETFCKTHIFDPLGMKDTCFKPTDALRQRCAPTENNKARGGIIRGEVHDDNAFALGGVSGHAGLFSTAEDLEKFCRAFMAGRILPIETLDEITRIGQLPYYPWQGLGWWLDPCASGPNGFLTARTALGHTGWTGTSIWMDRANQVYAILLSNTCHPNQKNRDNGELRRSFYTPLSALFYKDTTNAQSGLDRLVRDKFAPLHEKRFALLSNTAAVDQTGRPILDVLALDKSLTLRYIYSPEHGFTGSAEAGEKVSSKEGAVPIISLYGDRKEPSPSELAGIDLFVVDLPDIGARYYTYMATMKSCMEACAKAKVPVLVLDRPNPVGGAVLEGPLPAQYKSSVCCAPIPIRHGMTLAELALYFKDTFFANTNLKLNFSLADNWWRELDFDQCNLPWVNPSPNIPNSEAALMYVGTALFEGLNVNEGRGTETPFLVCGAPWMNPIEILKRIDAAEHPGIALTGTIYMPKSIPGKATNPKYRDQLCQGILFNITDRQQARPFKATLAVIIALHQCHPELKWENFFDTLAGGPWLREQILAGRSATAITDEIQKDLVNFDAKRPKLYAPLNTRLEL, encoded by the coding sequence ATGCAGTCAAGTCAGGAACATATCTTAGAAATAGTGCAACGAGCTGTTCAGCGTTCCAAAGCGCCCGGCGCCGTGGCGTGTGTAGGTCAGGGGAATGAACGTATCTTTCTCGGTGCCGCAGGTCAACGCGCCCTTGCTCCACAGCATGAAACCGCCACGGTGGACACGCTCTATGATTTGGCGTCCTTGACTAAAGTGGTTGCGACAACAACGGCTGTACTCTTATTAAGAAATGCCGGCGTGCTGGATCTTGATCAGTCGGTATCAGCCTTTATTCCACTTGCTCATCTTGATCGTTTCACGCTGCGCCATCTCATTACACACGCTTCCGGAATCCGCGCCTGGGATGCTTTTTACACACGTCTCTCAGGACAGCTCCCCTATATCGAAGCCATCGCCGCATGTGCCGCCGATGCACAACCGGGGGTACAACGTACCTACTCCGATCTCGGTTTCATTTTATTGACTCGGGTGGTTGAGCAAGCGGCTCAAGAGAATTTTGAGACCTTTTGTAAGACCCATATCTTTGATCCACTGGGGATGAAGGATACCTGCTTCAAACCGACCGACGCGCTCCGCCAACGATGCGCCCCCACTGAGAACAACAAGGCACGGGGCGGTATCATTCGTGGCGAAGTGCACGATGATAATGCCTTTGCGTTGGGCGGCGTCTCCGGGCACGCGGGTCTTTTCAGCACAGCGGAAGATCTCGAAAAATTTTGTCGTGCATTCATGGCCGGTCGTATCTTGCCCATAGAAACACTGGACGAGATCACACGAATCGGTCAACTTCCCTATTATCCTTGGCAAGGCTTGGGATGGTGGCTGGATCCCTGCGCCTCCGGGCCAAACGGATTCCTGACCGCGCGCACTGCTCTAGGTCATACAGGCTGGACCGGAACAAGTATTTGGATGGATCGCGCCAACCAAGTATATGCGATTCTTCTGTCCAATACCTGTCATCCCAACCAAAAAAACCGGGATAACGGTGAACTGCGCCGCAGCTTTTATACCCCGCTGTCGGCTCTGTTTTATAAAGATACGACCAATGCACAAAGCGGCCTTGACCGGCTCGTACGCGACAAGTTTGCGCCCTTACATGAAAAACGATTCGCCTTATTGTCCAATACGGCTGCTGTCGATCAAACAGGTCGTCCCATCTTGGACGTCTTGGCGTTGGATAAATCACTGACTCTGCGGTACATTTACAGCCCTGAACACGGCTTTACCGGAAGCGCCGAGGCAGGCGAAAAAGTCTCCTCGAAAGAAGGCGCTGTGCCTATCATTAGTTTATACGGTGACCGCAAAGAACCTTCGCCCAGCGAACTGGCCGGCATTGATCTCTTTGTCGTCGATCTGCCTGATATCGGCGCACGCTACTATACCTATATGGCTACCATGAAAAGCTGCATGGAGGCATGCGCAAAAGCAAAGGTGCCTGTACTCGTACTGGACCGGCCCAATCCCGTCGGCGGCGCAGTGCTTGAAGGTCCCCTTCCGGCGCAATACAAATCTTCTGTTTGCTGCGCACCCATCCCCATCCGCCACGGTATGACCCTCGCTGAGCTCGCGCTCTATTTCAAAGACACCTTTTTTGCCAATACCAATCTGAAATTAAATTTCAGTCTTGCCGACAATTGGTGGCGTGAATTGGATTTTGACCAATGTAATCTGCCTTGGGTAAATCCTTCCCCGAATATACCCAACAGTGAAGCGGCACTCATGTATGTGGGCACCGCTCTTTTTGAAGGGCTCAATGTGAATGAAGGGCGGGGCACCGAAACGCCCTTCCTCGTGTGCGGCGCGCCCTGGATGAATCCCATTGAGATCTTGAAAAGAATCGACGCCGCAGAGCATCCCGGCATCGCACTCACCGGTACGATTTATATGCCCAAGTCCATACCGGGCAAAGCCACGAATCCCAAGTATCGGGATCAGCTGTGTCAGGGTATCCTCTTTAACATCACCGACAGACAACAAGCCCGGCCCTTCAAAGCAACCCTTGCCGTGATTATCGCGCTGCACCAATGTCATCCGGAACTGAAATGGGAAAATTTTTTCGATACCCTCGCCGGCGGTCCGTGGCTGCGCGAACAGATTCTAGCAGGAAGATCGGCAACAGCCATTACGGACGAGATTCAAAAGGATCTGGTGAATTTTGATGCGAAACGGCCGAAACTATATGCCCCGTTGAACACACGTCTGGAACTGTGA
- a CDS encoding glycosyltransferase family 4 protein: MKFVFFACETRKNAAIRYRVESFSRLLEEEGHRCIVCVPAPVRWKEALYESQGRLKKLLYLFLVFLHRFAQLRHVPGAAAVFFRGPVFPYGPPFFERIISFLNPRLVMDLDDAIWEPPAFVESPFLRFMDFGWTAKMARLCKHCVAGNELIKEYVECEGCPATIIPTCIDMPLYGGKQYGNHEGQPIILGWTGLSDNLGYLDRIAPAIKELSTKYPLEMMISTSKEWDFPGITVRNRKWIIDDEINYLTEADIGLMPLIDTPRARGKCAFKALQYMGAGTPVVLSPVGMNKTVVEDGVTGFLADSPEEWYEKLEQLIRQPELRETMGRAARGHIKARYSVAHFYPTFKEVMLGIRWKKD; the protein is encoded by the coding sequence ATGAAGTTTGTTTTCTTCGCTTGCGAAACCCGAAAAAACGCGGCCATACGTTACCGTGTGGAGTCTTTCTCCCGTCTTCTCGAAGAAGAGGGGCATCGGTGTATTGTGTGTGTGCCCGCGCCGGTGCGCTGGAAAGAAGCGCTTTATGAATCCCAAGGCAGACTGAAAAAGCTGCTTTACCTTTTTTTGGTGTTCTTGCACCGCTTCGCCCAATTGCGGCATGTGCCGGGTGCGGCAGCGGTTTTTTTTCGGGGCCCTGTGTTTCCTTATGGCCCTCCTTTTTTTGAGCGTATCATTTCTTTTTTAAATCCCCGCCTTGTCATGGATTTGGATGACGCCATTTGGGAGCCGCCTGCTTTTGTAGAAAGCCCTTTTCTTCGATTCATGGATTTTGGGTGGACTGCTAAAATGGCGCGTTTGTGCAAACATTGTGTTGCAGGCAATGAACTGATCAAGGAATATGTGGAGTGTGAGGGCTGCCCCGCCACCATTATCCCCACGTGCATAGATATGCCTCTGTACGGAGGGAAACAATATGGGAACCATGAGGGGCAGCCTATAATTCTGGGGTGGACGGGACTCAGCGATAATCTCGGCTACTTAGACCGCATCGCGCCCGCCATTAAAGAACTCTCTACAAAATATCCCTTGGAGATGATGATTTCCACATCGAAAGAATGGGACTTTCCCGGGATCACCGTGCGTAATCGCAAGTGGATCATTGACGACGAAATCAACTATCTTACGGAAGCGGATATTGGGTTGATGCCTCTAATCGACACTCCCCGCGCTCGGGGTAAATGTGCCTTCAAAGCCTTACAATATATGGGAGCGGGCACACCGGTGGTTTTGTCGCCGGTGGGCATGAACAAGACTGTAGTAGAAGATGGTGTGACCGGATTTTTGGCCGATTCACCGGAAGAATGGTACGAGAAACTAGAGCAATTAATTAGGCAGCCCGAATTGCGTGAAACGATGGGCCGCGCTGCCCGTGGGCATATAAAAGCCCGTTATTCTGTGGCTCATTTTTATCCAACCTTCAAAGAAGTCATGTTGGGAATCCGTTGGAAAAAGGATTGA
- a CDS encoding M28 family peptidase, whose translation MTLFHRSSVANIIPLIILAAAAVFAWQYSLAPRPLPTSAAPDQFSAIRAWHHIEKVCTAPQPAGSLRNDEACAYIQKTLEDLGVETELLFQYDKTGERQVSRRRAVLGRIRGSESGNAFAMDAHFDSVPWGPGAADDWAAVAALLETARALTGMPKLRNDIIFVFADQEEFNMGGAKGFRNHPWFQDVRVMLGLEARGSCGPSLMFETSPENGFVVRELAKAGVGARANSVMYDFYKRMPFNSDFEHYKYDVAGLNVAFVNGFQHYHTVLDNAENISLSSLQHHGNYTLGLARHFGTIPLNDCYAPDAQYFNTLGGHMVVYPIAWGWRLALLALVVFLAVFLYGFLSKSLTWRGVVVGTLIFPITSFFFSLVAIPSCYLIFLRFREMALYQNNTFSLGLVAVGTAIFLVVAALLRRWSRPQEMLAGALVWFLVGLMLCQVMLPGGANLTLIPLAFGLVYLLILLIGSRQGEASSPRSIRFSLFFAVPPFMFLTPVLVMPFYTVTSMLSVVLVPGVMLLFSFSLPQWCLLRSARWFQSALALVVIGIVLLGAAYVGCLPGVKSPYLNCLAYGVDYDKNEAWWLSSARQLDPWLARYIPDDATPEKAGAYLHNDNTAYLKGPAPLPLTDPPSLRITADEEVAGKRQVSFIISSPRGPERMWIRVVSGAPVYRAWILGHELPGADRDWNISLEIPPRDGVALRLETEAELPLELGIHEKSWGLPAFADFVARPETMAAEPNRTLIRLPLSSDYSYSYATLTVE comes from the coding sequence ATGACCTTGTTTCATCGTTCCTCTGTTGCCAACATCATTCCTCTGATTATTCTTGCTGCTGCTGCTGTTTTCGCGTGGCAGTATTCCCTTGCGCCCCGCCCTCTTCCCACCTCGGCAGCGCCGGATCAGTTCTCTGCCATCCGTGCATGGCATCATATCGAAAAAGTATGTACAGCGCCGCAGCCGGCAGGATCCTTGCGTAATGATGAAGCCTGCGCCTACATTCAAAAAACTTTGGAAGATCTTGGTGTAGAAACGGAACTGCTCTTTCAGTATGACAAGACGGGGGAACGGCAAGTATCGCGCCGCCGCGCCGTGCTCGGGCGTATACGGGGCAGTGAATCCGGGAATGCTTTCGCTATGGACGCCCATTTTGATTCTGTGCCTTGGGGCCCGGGCGCCGCTGATGATTGGGCAGCCGTTGCCGCCCTATTGGAAACGGCACGGGCCCTCACCGGCATGCCGAAGCTGCGCAATGATATTATCTTTGTCTTTGCCGATCAGGAAGAATTTAATATGGGCGGCGCAAAAGGCTTCCGCAATCATCCGTGGTTTCAGGATGTGCGCGTCATGCTTGGGCTGGAAGCACGGGGCAGCTGCGGTCCCTCCCTCATGTTTGAGACCTCGCCGGAAAACGGTTTTGTCGTCCGTGAACTTGCGAAGGCAGGTGTCGGCGCACGGGCAAATTCCGTTATGTACGACTTTTATAAGCGGATGCCTTTCAACAGCGACTTTGAACACTATAAGTATGACGTGGCGGGATTAAATGTTGCCTTTGTAAATGGCTTCCAACATTACCATACGGTGTTGGACAATGCGGAAAATATTAGTCTGTCCAGTCTACAACACCACGGTAATTATACCCTTGGTCTTGCCCGTCATTTTGGAACGATTCCCCTCAATGATTGTTACGCGCCCGACGCACAATATTTCAATACATTGGGCGGTCATATGGTGGTATATCCTATTGCGTGGGGCTGGCGGCTGGCACTTCTTGCCCTCGTTGTTTTTTTGGCGGTCTTTCTCTACGGCTTTCTTTCCAAGAGCCTCACGTGGCGCGGTGTTGTGGTTGGCACCCTTATCTTTCCCATCACTTCATTTTTCTTTTCTCTTGTGGCGATACCCTCTTGCTACCTGATCTTTCTGCGTTTTCGGGAAATGGCTTTATATCAAAATAATACCTTTTCTCTGGGACTTGTTGCAGTGGGCACGGCTATCTTTCTTGTAGTCGCTGCGTTGCTGCGCCGATGGTCGCGGCCGCAGGAAATGTTAGCGGGCGCTTTAGTATGGTTCCTTGTTGGTTTGATGCTGTGTCAAGTTATGTTGCCCGGCGGCGCGAACCTCACGCTGATCCCGTTGGCTTTCGGATTGGTCTATCTCTTGATCTTGCTGATAGGTTCACGACAGGGAGAGGCCAGTTCGCCCCGTTCTATCCGTTTTTCTTTGTTTTTTGCCGTGCCGCCTTTTATGTTTCTTACGCCCGTATTGGTCATGCCTTTCTACACCGTAACCTCTATGCTTTCTGTTGTGTTGGTTCCGGGCGTGATGCTGCTCTTTTCATTTTCACTGCCTCAATGGTGTCTCTTGCGGTCAGCACGGTGGTTTCAATCAGCCCTTGCCTTGGTGGTCATCGGCATCGTGTTGTTAGGCGCTGCCTATGTGGGATGTCTTCCCGGCGTGAAGAGTCCGTACCTGAACTGTCTTGCCTATGGGGTGGATTACGATAAGAACGAGGCGTGGTGGCTGAGCTCCGCCCGTCAGTTAGATCCCTGGTTGGCGCGTTACATTCCTGACGACGCGACACCGGAGAAGGCAGGCGCTTATTTACATAATGATAACACGGCTTACTTGAAAGGACCGGCTCCTTTGCCATTGACGGATCCGCCTAGTCTGCGCATAACGGCGGATGAGGAAGTGGCGGGGAAACGGCAGGTAAGTTTCATCATTTCATCGCCCCGCGGTCCTGAACGCATGTGGATTCGGGTCGTATCAGGCGCGCCCGTATATCGGGCGTGGATCCTTGGTCATGAACTGCCCGGCGCAGACAGGGACTGGAATATATCTTTGGAAATTCCGCCTCGGGATGGGGTCGCACTTCGTCTGGAAACAGAAGCGGAGCTGCCCTTGGAACTGGGCATTCATGAGAAATCTTGGGGATTGCCTGCCTTTGCCGATTTTGTGGCGCGTCCGGAGACCATGGCTGCGGAACCCAATCGTACGCTCATACGGCTGCCCCTCAGCAGCGACTACAGTTACAGTTATGCAACGCTCACTGTAGAGTGA